Within Anopheles nili chromosome 3, idAnoNiliSN_F5_01, whole genome shotgun sequence, the genomic segment CAACGAGGGATGGATGAAGGGCGAAAGCGAGCTGAGAGGAAGCGAGCTGGTTACCGTCGGAGGTGGTCCGGAAATGAAGGAGTTCGAGATGGATTTGCCCGCCGCGAACCCGTTCGCGAATGAAGATTGCGTCCCAAGGTCCGACGGTGTCACGTCCCGGAAGTGCTTCTTGCGGCGGCGTGTCGGTGGTGTTGGAGGAACGGCACTTCCGGTTAGCAATCCGGCGTTTCGACGCAGTGAGtcctcgtcttcgtcgtccATGTAGCGTGCGGCGGCCGAAGTCAACAGCTGCGGTTGTTCACTACCATACTTGACGCGCTGTCTGTCGTAGAATGCCAGGTCGTCTTCGTCTTCGGGTCCGAAGTCCTCGTCATCCTGCGGCGCAATCTGATCGTCAGGCTTCTTCGACTTCCGGTTCGGACGATCCGGTGGGAAGGTCCTGTAGAAGTCGGACGACTTGCCGCGGTACTCGTCCGTGAACGAACTCTGCTGATTGGACACCTCATCTGACTCGAAGCTCGGTTGATAGTACTTGTGTAGGCCGGTTCGGTCACGGTCGAGTTCGTCGTCGTAGTAGTCGTAACGGTCCATGTCCGCGAGCGCGTTCTTCGGCTGGCTCAAACCCTCCTTGATGGCTGAGCTGATGTATTCGCCCATCTGGATGTTGTCCTTCGAGATGCCCTTCTGCCTCAGGAAGaactcgtcgtcgtcgatctCCTCCAGCACGCCCTTACGACGACGTGCACTTGAGCTACCTGACGACTGACACTCTTGGTTGGTGTAAGGTGTCGATGATCGCCGCTCAAACTCTTTCTCCGAGCGTTGCTTGCTCAGCTCGAGCAGGAAGCGAGCCTGTTCGCGGGCCTCCTGATCACCGGCGTCATCCTCTTTCGCGACCAGCAGACGTTCCTCCTCGTCCAGGAAATCTAGGTCGTTGCTGTTCATGTCGATGTTCTGGCGAATCTTCTGCCCCAGCGAGCTCGCCCAGAACTGTTTCTCCTCTTCTGAAGCTAGGTCCGATTCTTGTCGCTCCATTGGTGGCTTGCGTTTCAGGAAATCATCGTGCCGAGCCGCCGACAGCTGGTGGATCGCACGGTTCTCCTTGTCGTACTCCTCCAGCTGCTTCTGCTCAGCCGTCACGGCCAGCTCGGGACCCTCGAACTCCGCACGCTCCAGCTCTTGACGCATGCGCCGTTCGACGGACGTCTCACGTTCGTCCAGCTCACTGCCGGTGTACTGCATGAACCGGTTACTCTCGGTATCTTCCGACTTGTCGGAGGTCCAACGTGAGACCAGATTAGGCCGCGTGGTCTGCGCCGTCTTGGTGAACTCTAGAGGTGGTGGAGTTCCAGCCCTCACACTGGCCTGGCCACTGACACCTGTGCCAGAGGACTTCTGACGCTTGAACTTGTCGAAAATGCGCGGGTACGTGCTGAAGTCGGTGTAGTTCACTTTCGCGGATGTCGCGGTAACATCTCCCATAGTGGAAACGTCTGAGGGTGAGGCCGCACTCGTAGcacccgatggagacgcctccTTCATCGACTTGCTGCGTGCCAGCTTGATCTTGCCAAAGTCTGGCTTCATCTTGCTGAAGTCCGGCTTCTCCGTGAGGAACTTGGGCATCTCAGGGCGCTTGAACTTCGACATATCAGGCGCCTTCAACTTCGGCATCTTTGGTTTGGCGATCTTTGTGAACTCGGGTCGCTTAAAGTCCGGCTTCTGCAATTTTGGCATGTGCATGCTCTTGAGCTTACCGAATTTGCTTTTGCCCGATGTTGTCGCTTCCTCACCCGGAGCAACCTCAGCCACCTGTTGCTGCTCCGCCTCCACAGGTTCTTCGTCATCCTTCGGCACGGCGAGAGTGAAGTCGAACTTCTCCAATTCTGGCGTAGTGACGACCTCAGGACTCGCCAATGGAGCCGCTTCCTTCTTCAGCTTGATGTTGGACATCTTCGTCTTGAAGCGGTCCGTCTGCTGAAGCAGCTTCTTCTGCAGCGTTTTGCCGCCTTCCTGTGCACGAGCCATCGCCTGTTTACCGCTCTCTTGCGCCTTTGCCATCGCTTGCTTGCCGCTGTTCTGCGCTTTCGCCATGGCCGCCTTCATCTTGTTCGTCTTCTCACCCTGAGGCTCGGATGCAGTTGAGGCCGCGGCAGTTGCTGCTGCGTCTGTGGCTCCTTCCTGGGCGCCGGATGCCGTATCTGCTGGTAGGTTAAAGTACCGATCCTCGATCGACTTCTGCAACTCCTCCATGCTGATCGTGTCGCCTTCATCGCCAGCGGGCACGCGCAAGAACGATGCATTCGAGAGCTTGCGTTCTTGACCgtcctgttgctgttgcgaaaCGGCCAGCAGGCCATCCTTGGTGGGTGCCTTGGTGCTGGCATCGGTCGGGTCTCCAATGGGCTCGTACTCGTGATCACTGCAAtggaacgatcgaacgatttAAGTGCAACGAGTGCAGCTGACGCAGAATATCCCCAAGCACAAGACACAAACGCCCTCGGGCAAATGCAAAGCTAGCGGAAGGTGCATGCAACAAACGAGTGACCTCAAGTGTGACCTTGAGCTTAAGCAACAGTTCCTCTCGAAAGGCATCCCAAAATTCCCACCCAAATAAGCCGCCATATTTATTTCCTATCTATTAACCGTTACGTCATGGATTCCCAATCCTCTTACCGATGATCGTATCGATCGTATCCTGCAACGGGAGTCCTTGCCGCATCGGCCTTGGGTTTATAACGTTGCAGCAACGAGGACCCTTCCATTCGACCACCGGCTTCCAGGCTGCGCTGACTAAAGGACCTCGTCCTGGTTACGGGATCCGCGATTGATGGCGCGGTAGAAGCACTCAAAGGACGTGGCGTGTACTTGTCCAACAACGAAGGACGCATCGGTCGACGGTAGTCCAGGCTTCCCTGGCTGCGGTGCAGCTCTCGGGCTGCGTCAGGACCTCCGCTACCGATCACTTCCTGCGAACCAGATTTTGGTCCGTACCGCTGAAGGAGTAGCTTTGACTGGCGCTGTACCGAGGAGGTTGACCCGTTCCGTTCCAGGTTCTGGAAGCTGTTCGAGAGTCCACGACCCAGCGCACCTTGGCTTCCGTAAGGCGTTCCTCCCGATCGAGGACGCCCCAACGAGAGACTGCGCTGTTGTGGCGCCATCTGCTGGCTTGCCGCCACACTGTAGTGATCGAGATGGCTCGCCAAGTCGATCGTCTCCTCTTCCGGTGCTGGAGGTTCCTCGGCGGAAGGACTTCCACTCGCAACACCTGCTGCTTGAGCTTTCAGTGCGgcggccattttctttttctcgtctCTCAGCCGcttcttctcttccttttctttgcgtttttcctcctccagatggcgtttttcttcctctcggGCACGTCGTTCCTCCTCTTTGTGCCGTCGGTCGTCCTCCTTCCGGCGCCGATCGTCCTCTTCCCGTGCGTGTCGTTCGTCTTCACGCcgacgcttttccgcttcatCATGAGCACGCTTTTCCGCCTCCTTAtggcgcttttcttcctcACGCTGGCGGCGTTCCTCTTCGCGCTTGCGCTTCTCCTCGGCCGCCTTCTGACGCTTTTCTTCCGCCTCAAGCTGCTTCGATGCCTTGCTGCTGGCACTTCCGGTGCTACGTCGCGAATCGAGACTCGGCACTGAAAGAGCCGCTCCTCCGGTCGCAGCCGATTGCTTTGGCACGAACGACGGGTGGTACGTGAAGTCACGTTTCTTCAACTTCCGGTCTGGAGGCATCGCCTCAATGCGTTCGTCCTCCTCCAGCTCGGCTTCCGTTTTCATCGCTTGCGGAATCGTTAGGGCTGCCAGGTGTTCGAAAGCGCTCGCCAACGTGTGTTTGACAGCGTGTTGACGCTGAGCAGCGACTCGTCTCATCTCAGAGCGATCCGCAAACTCCGACATCTCGAGGTCCCCGGATAGGTTGCTTCCGGAACCACGCCCGTCCATTCGCCGCAAATCGGTCATGCTACGTCGACTACTCATGTCACTGATGCCGGGAAGTTGTAGGGTCGTTGTCGAGGGCACCGCCCTAgccgtcgtcttcgtcgtgaAACGTCCGTGGTCGGGTGTTGGGGGATCGGGATTCGAGGCACTCCCATAATGGTCCATGCGGTCACGAGTGCTGAACAATGGCGGTGATGGTTCTTTCGGTGGTGATACGGATTTCTGGACGGATGGTGCGGCGAGTGTCGTGGTGATGGAGGGAATGGCTATACTCACGATGTTGGCAGGTGGCAGCACTGCGGCCGCTCCcgccaactgctgctgttgctgctgcagatcCTTGCGGATCGGCTTCACAGGTGGAGTCGGTGTTGTGCTCTCTGTCATCGAGCCTGGAGCAGTTGGTAGAGCATGTTCTGGTTCGAGCTTACGTACAAGTTGCGCAGATGGTCCTGCAAAGGATGGCTGCTTGCCAGTGTCCACGACTGCAGGTGTTGGTGGGATCACACTACCCAACATGGGCATTGGAAGGGCTGAGGCGATGTTGCCCACCACCGGCTCCGGAACTGCGGCCACTACCGGTAACATGTCGGGTGTGATCGGATCTGGTTCCGATTCCGTCGAGAGCATTCGCTGAGATCCACGGAGACCCGCTCTACGAGGACCTCCTCGTGATAAGCTCGAAGAGCGACTGCGGATGTTCTGGTACTGATCGAAGTGGTCCGTGCCGTAGTCAGCGAACTCACTCTGGGAAGCGGCCAGACTTTGAGACATAGCCGGGGTCGCAACGGATCCCGTTGGTCCTGGATGACTCTGCAGGTTCTGCTGACTACTGTAACCTCCGTAGCCACGAGCAGCCTCCAGTGTCTGGTGACGATCGAGCGACTTTCCAAACCGAGGTGTATACTTCGCGAGCAAGGACGATCTCTGGACGCGTTCTGGCTCTAGACTACCACCTCGGGAAAATCTCGCCACTGGCGTGCTCTCACGACCCGATAACCCCGTAAACTCCTGCGAGTTGTTAACAGGGTTGTATCGCTGCAGCAGTTTAGACCCTTCCAGGCTCTTCTGACTGCTGTAGCGGTGTTGCGATGGTTCACCACCTTGAAGACCAGAGTTTACCTGAGTCTGAGATGCGAACTCCGCTTCCAGCTGGGCGTCCTCCAACGAGTTCGGTTGGTGGTAATAACGCCGCAACAGCTTCGATTGGTCGAGGCTACGCTGACTGGAGGACTTTTTCGGGGGTTCGTAAAACACAGCCGACTGAGGCCGTACTTGTGGAGCTCCTGCACCCACGGCTCCACTGCTCCCGAGTGGCTTCGGTTGGTAGCGCTGCAACAAGGACGAGTTCTGCAGGCTCCGTTGGCTCGTCGACTTCACGATAGTCGGTGGAGTGTCGGTGGTGGGCTGATGCAAAGGGTCTTGCGAGCCACCCTTTGGTTGGTACCGCTGTAATAAAGACGACCGCCGTTGAGGCGGCTGCCCGTTCAGGGCTTGCATGGACATGACGAGGCCGCACTAGCTCGATTGCACGCGTTTACACTGGTTTTACTATTCTCACGCCGAGATCAGGGAATAGGAACAGTTTCGTTTGCGCTGCAAAGTGCGAAGTGATGTGAATGTACGCCTCGGAATGTCTCTAGTATCGCTCGAATGATCTCTCAGGTCATCCAAACGCCTGCAAGATCATTCGAGCGATCACCCGATCCCTaacccggtgccggtgaaCTTAATATCGTTGACGTTGTGGATCTCCACGTCGGTGGAAACAGAGGAGCAGATGTGTTGTCTTTTTGATATACCTCTCATTAATTCATCACCGAACTACCGGGGCACTTGTTCGCAGGACACGGGATTGTCCGCTATTTTCGTTCCCAGGTTGAAAATCACTGCTTCTCccttcacgcacgcacgctcactctctctctctctctctctctcttcactcCCACAAATGAGACTTGTCAACCGGACAGGGGTACGTCGGGACTTATTTTTGGACCGCTACGGGCAGCTCTAGGTGGCGATCTACccaacgcacacatacacacacacacatgtactCCTTTGTGTCACTTTCACGTTCCGCTCATGGTTGACCGCTAgctgcgtttctttttcacgcAAATATAGCttgtatttttgttgctttgtgcAAGATATTTTATCTTTTAACATCCTTTAAGAGAACTTCGATCCGAGCACTACGGTTTGGGGTTGGTGATCATTAACCGAACCTCCAAAATCCTCGAATACCTTCGAGATGAGaggtaataaataaaatcgggTTGGCAGAAACACCGCTCACTTCCCGGATGAAGGTAAAAAAGGTCTTGACACATCCTGCAAGGCGacacgaaacacaaaaatagCGACATATTCGACGGGTCTCGCAGCTGGATACGAATAGTGTTAACCACTTGTGCATCTGATGATGCACTTTGAACGTTCCGACATCCTGGGGAATCGGGACTTCTTTCTTACACTCTGTAACTCTATTCGATACTAATTGTGTGATCGTGTAAAGGACACCAAGAACTTCACTTTGCGGGAATGAGATGCACGCGAAACCGTTTCATCTCTTTGGTCGAACACGCGATCACTTATGAAACTATTTTTCCCCACATCAGCTATAGCTGGGAAGTTGGCAGGAAGCAATAAACGTACTATTTGGAGTCGACAGGTGGAAACGTCGTATGTTGTGGATGGTGTGAGGGAGGAAATCAAAGTAAgccgagaaaagaaaaatcgcgataaaaaataataacacaaaaCTAAAACCCCGAAACGAAAGATCGTTCGAAAAAGGATGATCTTCAGCAGCAGCGTAGTAGCGGCCCCGTCGTTGTTGTGAACGCCAACATTTTCCGTTCGACACTGGCGCAGGACGGTCGCTTGGCGTAGCGCAAATTTTACTTGAccgagggtgagttttcccgccACCCCCTTGGCGTCAGCCCATggggcgaacgaacggagcgagtaaagagagaaacaaccaagaaacagaagaagaagaccaCACATAAAAACCGATCCGATCTCTGCGAGATTTTCGTCCTCTTGAAGAGCCCCGTCCGACGGTTCCATTGCGTTCGCGTTTGCTCGAGACCGCGAGTCGATGTTTGCAGATCGTGCCGCTTAACGAACGTGCAGCTATATTTAAGATGTCCTCTGCAGCCGATCGTGTGGTCGGGCACAATCTCTCGCATGCGGCGGTAGGTGTTTGAAGGTGCGAAATGGGTGCCCAAGCAAGATAAATGCTCCCGCGGATCAAGAGTTCAAGTGGGAGGCGGTAAGTGaagctcggtttttttttctatcgaaaTTTGTCgagcaaatattcgaaaaaaaacgccgactTCTTTGGATCTTTGCAAGGTGATTCGGTAGGAGTCGATTTCTCGAGCGTTCATAATCAAACGCAGAATGATATTCCTTTCGAAAACTATTCCATCACGACGAAATATTTACTCAGAGTATTTACTCCCACAAATAACCAAAGAGTTGGTTACTTAAACTCTTGTCTCTCTGCCGATGGGCGCTCTCGTGGCGGGAATCATTATGAAGATTTATGCTTCTTCTACGACACGCTTTCTGACGAGTAGTAGCAAATGGTTGCAATGCTTGCGAAGTACCTGGCTTGGTTGTTCAGCGCATCAGTAATAATTGCGGCCTTTGTTGAGTTACTAGACACACAGTCTAGTCGAAGAGACAATCTTTCGGAGTACGATCCGGAAAATCCTTTCAGAAAAGTCCCATTTCAATTGACAATGAGCTGTTTCACAAGGTGTATTGACATATTTACAAACAAGGGACTAGCCAGCCTTTACCTTTTTCCTACTCTACGGTAATCGATCTCCTACCGAATGGATATAATTTCAACTAAACACAGGTACTCTTCTTCGCGTCGCCATTTATCAACGCATGCATAATGCTACATCCTTCCGGGCATACAACTATTGCCTGAACCAGATGATCACAACATGCTCTCTCGTATGGTAGTACACGTGTCCTCCCGGCAACAGTGGCGGATTTATCACAGCGTGTTTGAGAAATGTTTGGCTTCAATTTGACCACTATTAATCTTGCCCTGTCGAGACCGGGTGCTCGTTATGTCTCtgcgatgaggaaaaaaagctcactcgCCATTACATCGGCTCAAACGGAGCTAATGTGTTAGTTGGCACCGTTTCGTTAAGCTGACTCACCGACGGTGCGTTTACGGAGGCTGCCAAGCCTTGGTCTGCCGGGAGTGTCAACGGTTCGTCAAAGTGGTTCACTCTCGAATTTCCACCGATCAGCGCAGGCCTGTATGAAGGGCGCCCGGGAAGCCAACCCATTCATAACCGCGCGTAGTACTGACCAGCCGAGAAATTCCCTAGTTCAGCCCAGGCTGAACCCTTTGTACAGTTTGCATGGGCAAAATTCACGGCACAACAAGACAAGAGTGGCCACTTGTGTAGTTGTGCAGCTGCTTGCTTTTCGCTCAACCACGAAAATAGATCATCGGGCTTTTACTTGAATGTAGAATGCCTTTGCCTATTATTAGCGAGCATTTCAGATGGTCTTGGATCTTGAGCGTGCTCGGATCTAATCTGTCCCGGTCCGTTAACTAGACACATCGAGCAGGGAGGTAAAAGCACGCTGACGCAATCCACGTTTGCAATAGCTCAAAATCTGCCCTGTTTTGTGCCATTAGCTGTCATCTGTGAGTGTCTAGTTCGAAAAGGCATGGCTGACTGGTAACGCTAGGACTGGTTTTGTTTATACTCGGGATAGTGTTACGTAGTCTACGTTTGATCGTTAACGTTCACAAAGGAGCACTAGGTACATCACAAAGCGCTAGGTTCTACTGGCAAGCTAAGGGCGGAAGCGCAAGCGAAAGCATCTCTCTACGTACCTCATTTTTGACCAACGAGTGTCAACCTTTGATTGCTCCGTTTCGACCACTGACACCGGTTCCGATTGCGCTTTCGCTGCAGTCGACGGTTCTTCTGCTTTGGGTGTTTCCGATGGCGTTGACGTTTGTCCCGCCTCCATTAGCAGTCGTTCCTCAGCGGGTGTTAGCTCCAGCTCTTTAGTACACTCCTGTACCGGTGGCAACTCGGAGTCCTTCAGTGAGTCCTGTTTCTTGCATGGTGTGCCTCCATCGACGCTGCCAGTATCGCTCTCCTCTGCCAGGGTGGCCAAGTGCGTCCGACGAGCCTCCTCATCTGAAGATGTTGAATCGATGGACGAGATTGGCGCCAGCAAGCCCTTGTTTGCGGTCTTTACTGCCGGTTCCTTCTCACGTTCGTCTTCCGATGACTGTTGCAGAATCTCATCGAGGTGCTTCCGCCGACCAAACATGTCGTCCACAAACTTCTCGTCCTGCAGCTGAAGCGAGATCTTGATCTTCTCGTTGCCCAGCATCTCTCCGAGAATGGGATCTATGCTCTCGCTAACATGATCCTGCCGCTGGAGCTTAGCGTCTAGCGGTGTTGCTTCTGCTGTCACCTCCACAACGGCATCCTTCGAGTCTTGTGGTGGCAGGTCTTCAATGTCCTCGTAATGGTGTTCCTTCTTTTCGCGAGGTGCTTTCAGAGGTGGCTTGGCTTTCACAGGAACTATAGGTGGCTCGGCAACTGCGGCACTCTGCTGGACGGTATCAGCTACCGTCGATTTTGGTGGTTCGATAATCTCGTACCGATCTTCCTCTGCAACGGATGGGCCAGTTGTGGCTGGTGCGGACACTTCCACGACCATTACAGGTTCCTCCGTTGGTTCTGGAAGCAGATTCTCATCCTTTGGCAGCTCAATAATCTCGTCCGGCTCGACAACCGTGCGCTTGGAGGCATCCGTGTCCACCGTCACCTTGACGATCTTTTCCTCATCAACGGTCTCGATCACCTCATCACTCGGCTGTCTCACGACGTAGGCCGGAATTTCGCGATTGTTCAGTCGCGGTGACTCCCGCAGGTTCAGGATCTTCTGCTCCGGGAAACCTCGTGGTTCCGATGCGGCCTTCTTACGACGTAGTGTGTTCATCTGCACGCGGGCTCGATCGATCTGCCGGTCGGCCATTGATTTCGCCCGTTCCAGTGATCGGCTCACGAAGGTACGCGTCTTCTTGCCCTTACGTGTGAGGCTGTTGCTGAAGCTGCGGATCGCCGGATGCTCGTCCAGGAAGTGCTGTATCTCTTCCTTCACTGAATGTCGCCCGGTCGATTCCGGCTCATGCGAAGCCGCACGCTTTCTGCTTCGTCGCGGTGACTGAGGCTTTGATTCACTCGGTCCGGCCGCTTCTTCCTGTGGTTCTACACAGTGTCCATTCGAGCCGGTTGCTTCATCGACTTCCATAGCATCGTTATCGGTCGTCCCGTTCCGGTGTTCGCCATTAAGGACCTTAACTTTCTTCACATCTGCTTCGACTTCTGCCGCTTCTGCGGATTGCTCTTCGACCTTTCGTCGACGGTTCGACGAGGGTGAACCAGCGTCCGGTAGTTCGCCTTGCGCTCCTTCCTCAAGGTCACCCTTGTAAAGGTGAGTCCAGGGATAGCCACCCTGTGGGAAGGGAAGAAAACCGAACACCAAAACGGCACACATTCAAGGAAAAGAGAATTTTAATGCGTTGTCCGCTAATGCGGCGCTTCTCAGCGCATTTTTGGAAGCATCATGGTCTGAAGTGAATGTCTGTTAgtgcaagcagcagcagtagttggaTTCGAAGCGCATCGCGACGATAAAAAGCAATTTCGATGGTCTCTGCTCACTAAGCCTGACACTCAAATTGGCCGATACCTTACATCGCTTACCTGTTCCTTGGACTTCTTGACCTCCTCCCAGAGGTACGTCTGGGGTGGCACCATCGGTTTATCACCATGCTCAGCCGTCAGCTCGC encodes:
- the LOC128727260 gene encoding uncharacterized protein LOC128727260 codes for the protein MSMQALNGQPPQRRSSLLQRYQPKGGSQDPLHQPTTDTPPTIVKSTSQRSLQNSSLLQRYQPKPLGSSGAVGAGAPQVRPQSAVFYEPPKKSSSQRSLDQSKLLRRYYHQPNSLEDAQLEAEFASQTQVNSGLQGGEPSQHRYSSQKSLEGSKLLQRYNPVNNSQEFTGLSGRESTPVARFSRGGSLEPERVQRSSLLAKYTPRFGKSLDRHQTLEAARGYGGYSSQQNLQSHPGPTGSVATPAMSQSLAASQSEFADYGTDHFDQYQNIRSRSSSLSRGGPRRAGLRGSQRMLSTESEPDPITPDMLPVVAAVPEPVVGNIASALPMPMLGSVIPPTPAVVDTGKQPSFAGPSAQLVRKLEPEHALPTAPGSMTESTTPTPPVKPIRKDLQQQQQQLAGAAAVLPPANIVSIAIPSITTTLAAPSVQKSVSPPKEPSPPLFSTRDRMDHYGSASNPDPPTPDHGRFTTKTTARAVPSTTTLQLPGISDMSSRRSMTDLRRMDGRGSGSNLSGDLEMSEFADRSEMRRVAAQRQHAVKHTLASAFEHLAALTIPQAMKTEAELEEDERIEAMPPDRKLKKRDFTYHPSFVPKQSAATGGAALSVPSLDSRRSTGSASSKASKQLEAEEKRQKAAEEKRKREEERRQREEEKRHKEAEKRAHDEAEKRRREDERHAREEDDRRRKEDDRRHKEEERRAREEEKRHLEEEKRKEKEEKKRLRDEKKKMAAALKAQAAGVASGSPSAEEPPAPEEETIDLASHLDHYSVAASQQMAPQQRSLSLGRPRSGGTPYGSQGALGRGLSNSFQNLERNGSTSSVQRQSKLLLQRYGPKSGSQEVIGSGGPDAARELHRSQGSLDYRRPMRPSLLDKYTPRPLSASTAPSIADPVTRTRSFSQRSLEAGGRMEGSSLLQRYKPKADAARTPVAGYDRYDHRDHEYEPIGDPTDASTKAPTKDGLLAVSQQQQDGQERKLSNASFLRVPAGDEGDTISMEELQKSIEDRYFNLPADTASGAQEGATDAAATAAASTASEPQGEKTNKMKAAMAKAQNSGKQAMAKAQESGKQAMARAQEGGKTLQKKLLQQTDRFKTKMSNIKLKKEAAPLASPEVVTTPELEKFDFTLAVPKDDEEPVEAEQQQVAEVAPGEEATTSGKSKFGKLKSMHMPKLQKPDFKRPEFTKIAKPKMPKLKAPDMSKFKRPEMPKFLTEKPDFSKMKPDFGKIKLARSKSMKEASPSGATSAASPSDVSTMGDVTATSAKVNYTDFSTYPRIFDKFKRQKSSGTGVSGQASVRAGTPPPLEFTKTAQTTRPNLVSRWTSDKSEDTESNRFMQYTGSELDERETSVERRMRQELERAEFEGPELAVTAEQKQLEEYDKENRAIHQLSAARHDDFLKRKPPMERQESDLASEEEKQFWASSLGQKIRQNIDMNSNDLDFLDEEERLLVAKEDDAGDQEAREQARFLLELSKQRSEKEFERRSSTPYTNQECQSSGSSSARRRKGVLEEIDDDEFFLRQKGISKDNIQMGEYISSAIKEGLSQPKNALADMDRYDYYDDELDRDRTGLHKYYQPSFESDEVSNQQSSFTDEYRGKSSDFYRTFPPDRPNRKSKKPDDQIAPQDDEDFGPEDEDDLAFYDRQRVKYGSEQPQLLTSAAARYMDDEDEDSLRRNAGLLTGSAVPPTPPTRRRKKHFRDVTPSDLGTQSSFANGFAAGKSISNSFISGPPPTSTTLAYRAEVPLAREESFGTIPEPTPRRSRSRSQISKVLDDDDRVSRGAESLIGGIIDRGSYPYEISESNGYATVRKEAPPRPPAPIRRRKSTRSLDAPPPRQFSTMPNYHHSVSPVRPTRNYSTINPNRPPRRKSVTSLTGDQQLKSSSLSKDDVAQYEDVITPAPPLGPKPPLNSGSVASKMKDRPLPPPPRPTRKPRRPDGSDHHDLDGGGERITLIEETEMATQTDPVSEDFGLDAEIAAVTERAARANDSEQLEGALNRFREGNAKALSERPKSSRSGSRPETPASILIERKVSTPSLAHESVVEASLTVQPLEEFDDDQYIAELVKKYVSEERKPEPTRKADAFERRLRKSTNSLTREDEIRPVEVSGSTSLRTPTLRSSRTSAAATPEPLRSVEIAPDVIEEIVERLRTTEQQHIDELHKLHQQQLEDLRRQHDEQKRLQEQKLEEQQRQLLVQQSQQLLETQQLKEQIQAQQEHQKVLLTQQQNQQQQLLVAQQQQQLLMEQQEKERELQREKERELLKERELELERARERERELHLARELELQRAREIEQQRSRDLEQQRLREMEMQRARELEHQRLRELEIQRAIEAEQARQREIEMQQHQRAAAAAAAAAAAVTVTPMTAVTASNEPKEPAMSLADGSQQDTTVASELVLENGASAIDVVDGAAAALPATTAASSEQLPARPPLPPFAYHPDYLPFHGVPPSAAAAAAAASYLMRSNPSEEDLGGTPLAPHRRRRHHRSKRESTSEEDFQREQRRHRHGTRSPEPPSIPSLGGQLVRACGSSLRQTGDDLMAMLRASSKDENKRDLHIAIIILIVIVAGLMALGMSGEKAVHHHHWDYFSPPGHGSSA
- the LOC128725026 gene encoding titin-like, with product METNKSSSSAEVSLRSPGEPTPTVLEEQRTGIVSELTAVSVAVAVAASDKSHTDRSSFADNLEEALKEKNIPVRKNLSQEEEDVGDEEEEVCEEEEVVEEEEVEEEEEVEEEQEEEVPVKSVEVKQQTVEPPQPVSRLGEGKTAKDPAPTPGKEEPVEKETTEVETKKELEISPTKEVGKQLEVEQNVSSATSESTSNDIEPTPQSQVSEEGHETVASEGKETITVEKTFTEVSKSQSHQESTSGELTAEHGDKPMVPPQTYLWEEVKKSKEQVSDGGYPWTHLYKGDLEEGAQGELPDAGSPSSNRRRKVEEQSAEAAEVEADVKKVKVLNGEHRNGTTDNDAMEVDEATGSNGHCVEPQEEAAGPSESKPQSPRRSRKRAASHEPESTGRHSVKEEIQHFLDEHPAIRSFSNSLTRKGKKTRTFVSRSLERAKSMADRQIDRARVQMNTLRRKKAASEPRGFPEQKILNLRESPRLNNREIPAYVVRQPSDEVIETVDEEKIVKVTVDTDASKRTVVEPDEIIELPKDENLLPEPTEEPVMVVEVSAPATTGPSVAEEDRYEIIEPPKSTVADTVQQSAAVAEPPIVPVKAKPPLKAPREKKEHHYEDIEDLPPQDSKDAVVEVTAEATPLDAKLQRQDHVSESIDPILGEMLGNEKIKISLQLQDEKFVDDMFGRRKHLDEILQQSSEDEREKEPAVKTANKGLLAPISSIDSTSSDEEARRTHLATLAEESDTGSVDGGTPCKKQDSLKDSELPPVQECTKELELTPAEERLLMEAGQTSTPSETPKAEEPSTAAKAQSEPVSVVETEQSKVDTRWSKMRDITSTRSRQGKINSGQIEAKHFSNTL